In a genomic window of Campylobacter concisus:
- a CDS encoding NFACT RNA binding domain-containing protein, translated as MKYAHLVQIASYLSNFTKINQAKRINDMAILIEFNGEKIIFDLNKSNSSIYKDDELKEAKIYQAPFDNVLKKRFNASHIKNVEYLKDNRILKFICTQSGSYKSENFILYLEFTGRFTNAVITDENNVIIEALRHIDNSYRKIETGEVLRELPAITIKEKPCEPITDFEVFFKSEATRVNESRIASLKEAKLASVQKKIDNMSEILNSLEDKDELMRKSEESANLGSLLLANLGNFKGYEREICLKDFDGNEIKLTLSDTPKNSANEFYTRSKKFRAKALGVEIEKRNLSEKIEFFEGLKSLLKEANSLYELEILSPKNKAKQKERHVKDVSENAEIFYVREFKILVGRNEKGNINLLDLAKKDDIWLHLKDTPSAHVIIKTNKSKVPEDVLKMAAKFCVEFSVKGAGRYEVDYTKRENLKRENGANVTYTNYKTIIINKG; from the coding sequence ATGAAGTACGCACATTTAGTTCAAATAGCAAGTTATTTATCAAATTTTACAAAGATAAACCAAGCAAAACGCATTAATGATATGGCTATTTTGATCGAATTTAATGGCGAGAAGATTATCTTTGATCTAAACAAATCAAACTCCTCTATCTACAAAGATGACGAGCTAAAAGAAGCAAAAATTTATCAAGCACCTTTTGATAATGTGCTAAAAAAGCGCTTTAACGCCTCGCATATAAAAAACGTTGAGTACTTAAAAGATAATAGAATTTTAAAATTTATCTGCACGCAAAGTGGCTCATATAAAAGTGAAAATTTTATTCTCTATCTTGAATTTACAGGTCGCTTTACAAATGCTGTGATAACTGATGAAAACAACGTAATAATCGAAGCGTTAAGACATATTGATAATAGCTACCGAAAGATAGAAACTGGCGAAGTTTTAAGAGAGCTTCCAGCTATCACTATCAAGGAAAAACCGTGCGAGCCCATAACTGACTTTGAGGTGTTTTTTAAGAGCGAAGCGACTAGAGTAAATGAATCAAGGATAGCTAGTTTAAAAGAGGCGAAGCTTGCAAGCGTACAAAAAAAGATAGATAATATGAGCGAAATTTTAAACTCACTTGAAGACAAAGATGAGCTAATGAGAAAGAGTGAGGAATCTGCGAATTTAGGATCGCTTTTGCTTGCAAATTTGGGAAATTTTAAGGGCTATGAGAGAGAAATTTGCCTGAAAGATTTTGATGGCAACGAGATAAAATTAACCCTTAGCGATACACCAAAAAATAGTGCAAATGAATTTTACACAAGATCAAAAAAGTTTCGAGCAAAGGCCCTTGGCGTGGAGATAGAAAAGAGAAATTTAAGCGAAAAGATTGAGTTTTTTGAAGGATTAAAATCCCTCTTAAAAGAAGCGAATAGTCTTTATGAGCTTGAAATTTTAAGCCCAAAAAACAAGGCAAAACAAAAAGAACGTCATGTAAAAGATGTGAGTGAAAATGCTGAAATTTTTTACGTTAGAGAGTTTAAGATTTTAGTTGGTAGAAACGAAAAAGGCAATATAAATTTGCTTGACCTTGCCAAAAAAGACGATATATGGTTACATCTAAAGGATACCCCAAGCGCTCATGTCATTATTAAAACAAACAAGAGCAAGGTACCCGAAGATGTGCTAAAAATGGCAGCTAAATTCTGC